One Spirochaeta africana DSM 8902 genomic window carries:
- the dnaJ gene encoding molecular chaperone DnaJ — translation MAKRDYYEVLGVSKTASPDEIKKAYRKLAVKYHPDKNPGDTEAETRFKEATEAYEVLADQQKRQTYDQFGFAGLEGMGDGGAGGFSHAFHDFEDIFGDFGDIFGSFFGGGARGRSRRSGGEPGRAAGADLRYDLEVPFTTAAFGDKVEIEFTKHAACGSCSGSGAEKGGGFTTCTTCNGAGQVRRSSGFFSIASPCPACGGSGSVIDNPCKSCSGSGVVQKKQKIKVTIPAGIEHGKRIHIPKQGDAGKNGGPPGDLYVYIVVRPHEYFERRGNDIYCAIPISAAQAALGDEISVKTLDGKQIKVKIPAGTQNGKILRLRGEGIPHLHNNARKGDMYIQVRVQVPTRLSGKARELYQQIANEEGVDKNPSPLALKDL, via the coding sequence GTGGCAAAGCGAGATTATTACGAGGTTCTGGGGGTCTCCAAGACAGCCTCCCCGGACGAGATAAAAAAGGCATACCGAAAACTTGCCGTGAAGTATCACCCGGATAAAAATCCGGGTGATACCGAGGCGGAGACTCGCTTTAAAGAGGCTACCGAGGCATATGAGGTGCTGGCCGACCAGCAAAAGCGTCAGACATACGACCAGTTCGGTTTTGCCGGGCTCGAGGGTATGGGCGACGGGGGCGCCGGCGGATTTTCTCATGCCTTTCACGATTTCGAGGACATCTTCGGCGACTTCGGGGATATCTTCGGCTCTTTTTTTGGCGGCGGCGCACGCGGCCGATCACGCCGCTCTGGCGGCGAGCCCGGTCGTGCAGCCGGTGCCGATCTGAGATACGACCTTGAGGTGCCGTTTACCACCGCCGCCTTTGGCGACAAGGTGGAAATCGAGTTCACCAAACATGCTGCCTGCGGCAGCTGCAGCGGCAGCGGTGCCGAGAAGGGCGGCGGCTTTACCACCTGTACGACCTGTAATGGCGCCGGTCAGGTGCGCCGCAGTTCCGGGTTTTTCTCTATTGCCTCGCCTTGTCCTGCCTGTGGCGGCAGCGGTTCGGTTATCGACAATCCTTGCAAATCCTGCAGCGGTAGCGGGGTTGTACAGAAAAAGCAGAAAATCAAGGTTACCATTCCTGCCGGTATCGAACACGGTAAGCGTATTCACATCCCGAAGCAGGGTGATGCAGGAAAGAATGGCGGTCCTCCCGGTGATCTGTACGTATATATCGTTGTCCGGCCGCATGAGTACTTCGAGCGCCGCGGCAACGATATCTATTGTGCTATCCCGATCTCTGCTGCACAGGCAGCCCTTGGCGACGAGATCTCGGTAAAAACCCTCGACGGCAAGCAGATCAAGGTGAAGATTCCCGCTGGAACCCAGAATGGCAAGATCCTGCGTTTGCGCGGTGAGGGGATACCGCATCTGCACAACAATGCCCGTAAGGGTGATATGTATATCCAGGTCAGGGTTCAGGTTCCTACCCGCCTTTCCGGCAAGGCCAGGGAGTTGTATCAACAGATCGCCAACGAGGAGGGGGTGGATAAAAACCCCAGCCCGCTGGCACTGAAGGATCTCTGA
- the dnaK gene encoding molecular chaperone DnaK — MGKIIGIDLGTTNSCVAVMEGDQSVVIPNSEGQRTTPSIVAYTQKGERLVGQPAKNQMVTNPENTIFSIKRFMGRRFDEVAEEITMVPYHVVKDGSGGARVDVTGKQYSPPEISAATLQKMKETAEDYLGEKVTEAVITVPAYFNDSQRQATKDAGKIAGLDVKRIVNEPTAAALAYGLGKDKNEETIAVFDLGGGTFDISILELGDGVFEVKSTNGDTHLGGDNFDQKVIDWLIAEFKNDYSIDLSKDRMALQRLKEAAEKAKKELSTAQQTEINLPFITADNSGPKHLQYSLTRSKFEQMVADLVEKTKGPCRQALQDAGLTAGEIDEVILVGGSTRMPAVQRAVKELFNKEPHKGVNPDEVVAMGAAVQGGILGGDVKDVLLLDVTPLSLGIETLGGVFHKLIERNTTIPTRKNKEFSTAADNQTAVSIHVLQGEREMASQNRSLGRFDLVGIPAAPRGVPRIEVTFDIDANGILHVSAKDLGTGKEQKIRIESSSGLNEDEIEKMVKDAEANAEEDRKARETAEARNEADSLVYTTEKSLQDYGDKISAEDKAAIEAAVQELKNALENGSADEIKGKSEELQKASHRLAEEIYKSSQAEQQAGGGDAAGAEQAQQAGGDSSEGVEDADYEVVDDEDDTQ, encoded by the coding sequence CCGAACAGCGAGGGGCAGCGAACTACCCCCTCGATTGTTGCCTACACCCAGAAGGGTGAGCGCCTGGTGGGGCAGCCCGCCAAAAACCAGATGGTAACCAACCCGGAAAACACCATTTTTTCTATCAAGCGATTTATGGGACGCCGATTCGATGAGGTTGCCGAGGAGATCACCATGGTTCCGTACCACGTCGTCAAAGACGGCAGCGGCGGTGCCCGGGTCGATGTGACCGGCAAGCAGTACTCTCCTCCCGAGATTTCGGCGGCAACCCTGCAGAAAATGAAGGAAACCGCAGAGGACTACCTCGGGGAAAAGGTGACCGAGGCGGTTATTACCGTCCCGGCATATTTCAACGACAGTCAGCGACAGGCCACCAAGGATGCCGGCAAGATTGCCGGGCTTGATGTAAAGCGCATTGTGAACGAGCCTACTGCAGCGGCACTGGCCTACGGTCTGGGCAAGGACAAGAACGAGGAAACGATTGCGGTATTCGACCTTGGTGGCGGTACCTTTGATATCTCGATCCTGGAGCTTGGCGACGGGGTCTTCGAGGTTAAAAGTACCAATGGTGATACCCATCTTGGTGGTGACAACTTTGACCAGAAGGTAATTGATTGGCTGATTGCCGAGTTCAAGAATGACTACTCCATCGATCTGAGCAAGGACCGGATGGCACTGCAGCGTCTGAAGGAAGCCGCGGAAAAGGCCAAGAAAGAGCTGTCGACTGCCCAGCAGACCGAGATAAATCTGCCGTTTATTACCGCCGACAATTCCGGTCCCAAGCATCTGCAGTACAGCCTGACACGCTCCAAGTTCGAGCAGATGGTGGCGGATCTGGTCGAGAAGACCAAGGGACCGTGTCGTCAGGCGCTGCAGGATGCCGGACTGACTGCTGGTGAGATTGACGAGGTTATCCTGGTTGGTGGTTCTACCCGTATGCCGGCTGTGCAGCGTGCCGTCAAGGAGCTGTTCAACAAGGAACCCCATAAAGGGGTGAACCCGGACGAGGTTGTAGCGATGGGTGCTGCTGTACAGGGTGGAATCCTGGGCGGCGACGTAAAGGATGTTCTGCTGCTGGATGTAACACCGCTGAGCCTCGGGATTGAAACCCTGGGTGGGGTTTTCCACAAGCTTATCGAGCGCAATACCACCATCCCCACCCGCAAGAACAAGGAGTTCTCGACCGCGGCCGACAATCAGACCGCTGTGTCGATTCATGTTCTGCAGGGTGAACGCGAGATGGCCTCGCAGAACCGCAGCCTTGGTCGATTCGATCTGGTTGGCATTCCGGCCGCCCCGCGCGGTGTGCCGCGAATCGAGGTTACCTTTGATATCGATGCCAACGGTATTCTGCATGTTTCTGCCAAAGATCTGGGTACCGGCAAGGAACAGAAGATCCGTATCGAGTCGAGCAGCGGCTTGAACGAGGACGAGATCGAAAAGATGGTAAAGGATGCCGAGGCGAACGCCGAGGAGGACCGCAAGGCCCGTGAAACGGCCGAGGCCCGCAACGAGGCGGACAGCCTGGTCTATACCACCGAGAAGTCATTGCAGGACTACGGCGACAAGATCTCGGCAGAGGACAAAGCTGCCATCGAGGCCGCTGTGCAGGAACTGAAGAATGCACTGGAGAACGGCTCTGCCGACGAGATCAAGGGCAAGTCCGAGGAGCTGCAGAAGGCCTCCCACAGGCTTGCCGAGGAGATCTACAAAAGCTCGCAGGCCGAACAGCAGGCTGGTGGCGGTGATGCTGCCGGAGCCGAGCAGGCCCAGCAGGCAGGCGGCGACAGCAGCGAGGGTGTCGAGGATGCCGATTATGAGGTTGTCGACGATGAGGATGACACCCAGTAA